From Virgibacillus natechei, the proteins below share one genomic window:
- the pyrR gene encoding bifunctional pyr operon transcriptional regulator/uracil phosphoribosyltransferase PyrR — MQEKTQILDQPAINRALTRIAHEIVEKNKGVSNLVLVGIKTRGAPLTKRLQEKIKHIEGVDVPIGELDITLYRDDLEKATQNAEPQLKDKNIDVDLTGKKVILLDDVLYTGRTVRAAMDALMDIGRPSQIQLGVLVDRGHRELPVRADYVGKNIPTSDKEIIVVRLEEMDEIDLVSIYEKNS; from the coding sequence ATGCAAGAGAAAACACAAATATTGGATCAGCCGGCAATTAATCGAGCATTAACCAGAATTGCTCATGAAATCGTTGAGAAAAATAAAGGTGTAAGCAATTTAGTACTTGTCGGCATTAAAACACGTGGTGCCCCGCTTACAAAACGCCTTCAGGAAAAGATAAAGCACATTGAAGGGGTTGATGTTCCAATTGGTGAACTCGATATAACGTTATATCGAGATGATCTGGAAAAAGCTACTCAAAATGCTGAACCACAATTAAAAGATAAAAATATTGATGTTGATCTTACAGGAAAAAAAGTAATACTCCTTGATGACGTTTTATATACAGGTCGAACGGTAAGGGCGGCAATGGATGCTCTGATGGATATCGGGAGACCTTCGCAAATTCAGCTTGGTGTTCTAGTGGATAGGGGACATAGAGAATTACCGGTTCGTGCAGATTACGTTGGGAAAAATATTCCTACTTCAGATAAGGAAATAATCGTAGTACGACTGGAAGAAATGGATGAGATTGATCTAGTATCCATTTATGAAAAGAATAGCTAA
- a CDS encoding solute carrier family 23 protein, whose product MTQKNIVMDVNEIPKGSQWILLSIQHLFAMFGATILVPFLTDLSPAVALVSSGTGTLAYLFITRGKIPAYLGSSFAFIAPIIAASASEGAAGAMVGGFLAGIVYGLVALLITFLGTDWLMRLLPPIVVGPVIMVIGLGLAPTAVDMAMYDNEIYSSTFMLVALVTLIITIIATIFFKGFLALIPILIGIVSGYLFALFQGIVDTSQIKAEWAEIANIGSVGDFLGAIFQMPDFIIPFVDYAPLEIINLQIIFIMVPIALVTVAEHIGDQMVLSKIAGRNFLKDPGLNRSLFGDGVATLFASMIGAPPNTTYGENIGVLSITRVFSVFVIGGAAVLAILFGFIGIITATINSIPTPVMGGVSILLFGIIASNGLRMLTDNQLDLSDKRNLVISSVILVIGVGGAFIELSEGVEIAGMALSAIIGVILNLILPGKESGHGKGALFEESD is encoded by the coding sequence ATGACACAAAAAAATATAGTAATGGATGTAAATGAAATACCAAAGGGAAGTCAATGGATACTATTAAGCATACAGCATTTGTTCGCTATGTTCGGTGCGACAATTTTAGTTCCATTTCTTACTGATTTATCGCCTGCTGTAGCATTGGTTTCAAGCGGAACTGGAACACTGGCATATCTCTTCATTACAAGAGGGAAAATTCCAGCATATTTAGGTTCCAGCTTTGCATTTATTGCACCGATTATAGCTGCGAGTGCTAGTGAAGGAGCAGCCGGTGCAATGGTTGGTGGGTTTTTAGCAGGAATTGTCTACGGGTTAGTAGCCTTATTGATCACTTTTTTGGGTACAGATTGGCTTATGCGCCTTTTGCCTCCTATTGTGGTTGGGCCAGTAATTATGGTGATTGGTTTAGGTTTGGCGCCAACTGCCGTTGATATGGCAATGTATGATAATGAGATATATAGTAGCACGTTTATGTTAGTAGCTTTAGTAACTCTTATTATTACGATTATCGCTACTATTTTCTTTAAAGGATTTTTGGCACTCATTCCCATACTCATAGGTATTGTTAGTGGGTATTTATTTGCACTGTTTCAAGGAATCGTTGATACATCCCAGATAAAAGCTGAATGGGCAGAAATAGCAAATATAGGTTCAGTTGGAGATTTTTTGGGGGCAATTTTTCAAATGCCAGACTTTATTATACCTTTTGTTGACTATGCACCTTTAGAAATTATAAATCTACAAATTATTTTTATCATGGTTCCTATCGCACTTGTGACAGTTGCGGAGCATATTGGGGATCAGATGGTTTTATCAAAAATTGCTGGACGCAATTTTCTCAAAGATCCTGGGTTGAATCGATCTCTATTTGGAGACGGCGTTGCGACCTTATTTGCATCCATGATAGGTGCGCCACCAAACACCACATATGGAGAAAATATAGGCGTCTTATCCATTACACGAGTGTTTAGTGTGTTTGTTATCGGGGGAGCGGCAGTGCTCGCAATATTGTTTGGGTTTATTGGAATCATTACAGCCACCATAAATTCAATTCCAACTCCAGTTATGGGGGGAGTCTCCATTCTCTTATTTGGAATTATTGCATCAAATGGATTACGTATGCTTACTGATAATCAACTCGACTTAAGTGATAAGCGTAATCTGGTTATTTCATCTGTCATCTTAGTAATCGGTGTTGGTGGAGCATTTATCGAGCTGTCAGAAGGTGTGGAAATTGCAGGGATGGCTTTATCGGCAATAATAGGCGTTATTCTTAATCTAATATTGCCAGGTAAGGAAAGTGGACATGGTAAAGGGGCGCTGTTTGAAGAATCGGATTAA